The following proteins are co-located in the Dyadobacter chenwenxiniae genome:
- a CDS encoding thiamine phosphate synthase: MELIAISHPEFIPNEAERINALFRDGLLRLHIRKPGCNVADLNRLIGDINPDFYSKIALHSHHELAAQYGITRLHFPEKLRKETPEFMMEKFENAGFKLSTSIHDIDELDGLSKAFDYTFFGPVFDSISKTGYQRAITDDFYLEEEKKAVKVIAIGGIKRSNLHMIKTMNFDGAAMLGAIWYSEFHFSISLIAGGLSPRQLKKLKNENLDQDLDSAANSNTKKIERLHFISNQTLEMSHLDSIGLALQAGCKWIQLRVKDQPENDVLELAHAAKALCDSYAAKLIINDFPNIAKAVDAYGLHLGLNDMPIPEARKIVGKNMTIGGTANKFEDILLRISEGADYIGLGPFRFTRTKQNLSPILGLEGYLDLMQKLSEQKINIPIIAIGGILPGDVPTLMTTGIHGVAMSSALIQSQDRKETVQKLDKLLC; encoded by the coding sequence ATGGAACTGATCGCGATATCGCATCCTGAATTTATCCCCAATGAAGCCGAGCGGATCAATGCGCTTTTCCGGGATGGTTTGCTGCGCCTGCACATCAGAAAACCGGGTTGTAATGTGGCAGATTTGAACCGGCTGATAGGAGATATTAACCCTGATTTTTATTCCAAAATTGCCTTGCATTCGCATCACGAGCTTGCAGCGCAATACGGGATTACCAGGCTTCATTTTCCTGAAAAATTGCGAAAGGAGACGCCGGAATTCATGATGGAAAAGTTTGAAAATGCTGGCTTCAAGCTCAGCACTTCTATTCATGACATTGATGAGCTTGACGGGCTTTCCAAAGCTTTCGATTACACATTCTTCGGACCCGTTTTCGACAGCATTTCAAAAACAGGCTATCAGCGTGCTATTACTGATGATTTTTATCTAGAAGAGGAAAAAAAAGCAGTCAAGGTCATCGCGATCGGAGGAATCAAGCGGTCAAATTTGCACATGATAAAGACAATGAACTTTGACGGCGCAGCCATGTTAGGAGCAATCTGGTATTCAGAATTTCATTTTTCAATTTCTTTAATTGCCGGGGGCTTAAGCCCCCGGCAATTAAAGAAATTGAAAAATGAAAATTTGGATCAGGATCTGGATTCAGCTGCAAATTCGAATACAAAGAAAATTGAAAGGCTTCATTTCATTTCTAATCAAACATTGGAAATGAGCCATTTGGACAGCATTGGCCTGGCACTTCAAGCTGGGTGCAAATGGATCCAGTTGCGGGTGAAGGATCAGCCCGAAAATGATGTACTTGAATTAGCCCATGCTGCCAAAGCGCTTTGCGACAGCTATGCCGCTAAGCTGATTATCAACGACTTCCCTAACATTGCAAAGGCAGTTGATGCATATGGCTTGCATCTCGGTTTAAATGACATGCCCATCCCCGAAGCCCGGAAAATAGTTGGGAAAAACATGACCATTGGTGGCACTGCCAATAAATTCGAAGACATTCTTTTACGCATCAGCGAAGGCGCGGATTACATTGGATTGGGGCCGTTTCGATTTACCAGAACCAAGCAAAATCTGAGTCCGATTCTGGGATTGGAGGGTTATCTTGACTTAATGCAAAAACTATCTGAACAAAAAATAAACATTCCGATCATTGCCATCGGAGGGATTTTGCCGGGCGACGTTCCGACATTGATGACGACCGGCATCCATGGCGTCGCCATGTCCTCTGCATTAATCCAATCCCAAGACAGGAAAGAAACAGTCCAAAAACTCGACAAATTATTATGTTAA
- a CDS encoding thiazole synthase: protein MLKIADKTFGSRLFTGTGKFSSAALMEESLLASGSELVTVALRRVDMNDAHDDMLLHLKHPHIHLLPNTSGVRTAKEAVFAAQLAREALETNWLKLEIHPDPKYLLPDPIETLKAAEELAKLGFVILPYIHADPVLCKRLEEVGVAAVMPLGAPIGSNKGLKTIDFLEIIIEQSNVPVIVDAGIGSPSDAAKAMEIGADAVLVNTAIAVAGDPVAMAEAFKMAVIAGRMAFEARLANQENHAVPSSPLTAFLDYEL, encoded by the coding sequence ATGTTAAAAATCGCAGATAAAACATTTGGATCGCGGCTTTTTACCGGGACGGGCAAGTTCAGTTCCGCCGCATTAATGGAAGAATCGCTGCTGGCTTCCGGCTCGGAACTGGTGACTGTTGCGCTACGCCGCGTTGACATGAATGATGCGCACGATGATATGCTTTTACATTTAAAACACCCGCATATCCATCTTTTGCCCAACACTTCGGGGGTAAGAACGGCCAAGGAGGCGGTTTTTGCAGCGCAGTTGGCAAGGGAAGCTCTGGAAACCAACTGGCTCAAACTCGAAATTCATCCCGATCCAAAATATCTCCTGCCCGATCCCATTGAAACGCTGAAAGCTGCGGAGGAATTGGCAAAATTGGGATTCGTAATCTTGCCTTACATTCACGCGGACCCGGTTTTGTGTAAAAGATTGGAAGAAGTGGGCGTCGCAGCAGTAATGCCCCTTGGCGCTCCGATTGGCAGCAACAAGGGTTTGAAAACGATTGATTTTTTGGAAATAATCATTGAGCAAAGTAATGTTCCCGTAATCGTGGACGCTGGAATAGGCTCGCCTTCGGATGCTGCAAAAGCAATGGAAATCGGTGCTGATGCGGTTTTGGTGAACACGGCCATTGCTGTCGCGGGGGATCCGGTGGCGATGGCGGAAGCATTTAAAATGGCTGTCATTGCCGGGCGCATGGCTTTTGAGG